cctaaccaaaCGGAAATAGGAGATAAAATGATTTGTGTAAAGTGTTAacgaggtgtgtgacgtcactgtgTTTATGCCGACACTGGTGTCAGATCCCACTGAGCTGTTTTGTTTTCACGTGATCCTGGATCCCTGGGTGGAGGGCTCCTCAAGCCGTCCTCTCAACTAATCGTCGCATTTTTTTCGGAATCGACCAATCAGTTAAAAATGAGGCGTAATAGTAACAAATATAATCAATGTAATaatgacgttttctatgcaccgGCCTCGATTGGTCAGGTGGGTCGATTGGGTCCGTACGTTTCTGgtcaaacagttgcatttttttacggagtgacaAATTGAGAGAACGTGCTGGTTCCTCAACCTGGCTTCTGTTTTTTTCGCCCTTTTCTATTCGACCTATTTTTGCACTTTTGACATAGCTCTATATTGTAGGTTCATATTGAGAACTGTCGACATAGGTCTATAATGTAGGTTCGATAAGAATTGTTGACATAGGTCTATAGGATAGATTCACATTGAGAAAATAGATGATATAGGGTATTGCAATTCTCAAATATACAACCTGGTTCACGAAAACGTATTAAGTTTAAGGACAGGTTGAAAAGAGTCGccgccacacacactgaccaggaTAACCTAACTTTACAGTCCAAGCTCTCTTAGCCTTTTGCAGTTCTTCAGTTCTTTGCATGAATCTTAAATTACATACTTTTAAATGAGTGGATTGGGTGTCTTAATACCTAAACGAACTTTCGGTCTTCTGAAATAACTCTTTCAGAGTTTCATTAGACTTTTGAGGCCGAGATGTAGTTGGTCAATGTAGGAGAAAAAGTTAGTGTTGAGCGACCTTTGAGTTGCGGGGAGGTATATAAGGGTTAGCGGCAGAGGAACCAGCAGTCAGTTCCTCCAGACAACTCTACCCACAACATGAACACTAAGGTCACTATCACCCCGCTCATCATGCTATATACCCTATGTCTTACACTGAACAATGCGTGAGCTTAATGCTAACATTTATtgataacaaatatatataattattacgtTAGACGTTCGCGTTACTGGGAGTATTACCAAAATATTTATCTTGTTACAGATCTTGATCCTTTTGGGTGTGGCAGCCCTGGCAGCAGCAGACAGCCGGGAGACCTTCTCTTATGCTGCTCCTCGGGTAAGGTTAACCTCTGAACCATTATTTAGAATCTAATGTTCTCCCATAATAAATCTAAGAGTGTCAGTCTTGAACCTGTTGAAAATGTACAACGCAAATGACTCTAACAGGGAAAACAAATTCAAGCCTAAGTGTATATGGTATTTGTCTTCTTCTCCATTCTTGAAGAGGTAAACTATGGGATATCTCGACAGGTTTCAACAAAAACAGGAAATGTATCTTAAATTTATCTCTATCCCATGGAATGCTTTCAACGCAAATCAACGTTCTACAATAGCCCTTCGTTCAAACCCGTTTTGTAAACAGTTTAGTTGAAGTAATAAGTATATATGAGTTCTACCTAAGAATTATTGCAGCCACCGAAACAAATATGTAGCAGTTATAATAGCTTCTATATTAGTGCCATATGAAGAAATAATCTGAGTAAAATAATCATATGTTATTGAATATTTTGAAGGGTAATCTAATTTAACAGTTTAGAGAAAAAGTAtgtgttataattataaataattaaggCACTTGTGTACATTCATGATGAAAATTTGTAATTCATCATCATGTAATTACATGGGAATCATGTAATTCAGTACATGAATTACATTCATGATGAGAATTTCTTATTATTTTTACTATTATATCGATACATGCattgtatatataattatgtataataattatatcttcaaatatataattatatttatttactaaTTCACGTTTTTATTTTTAGAGGGCTTCTTCTGACGAGTCTTATGAGTCTAGTGAGGCTCAGTACAACTTCAACTATGCTGTGAAACACGAAGACTCCGGCAACGACTTCGGTCACCAGGAGACCCGCGACGGTGACGACACCAAGGGGTCGTACTACGTGCAGCTTCCCGACGGTCGTCTGCAGACTGTGAACTACATAGTGGAGGGAGACTCGGGCTACATCGCTGATGTCAAGTACGACGGTGAGGCTCGCTACCCAGACTCCGACGAGTCCAGGGAGGCTCCCCGCTACGCCGCTCCCAGGCCTCGCTACTTCGACTCTAATGAGTCCAAGTAATCGCCAGTGTGGTCTCCATCATCTCGAGAGAAACCTGATGATCTGGCGAAGATGAGGTTATCATATCTTTGCTTTTaaaattaacttaatttatacAATAAATTATTCTGCATTCATGATTTCTTGACATACCTCATGATCCCCCAACGATCCATGTAACTGGAAACAATTCCGTCCCTCTGTTctatccaagctccttgtcctcataacccatctcattgtcttcatatcccagctccttgacttcATATTCCATctttttgtcctcatatcccagctctttcgctcttttgtcctcatatccaagctcctagtccacatatcacagctccttgtcatcatatcccagatccttgcccTGTTCTCAAattccttccaagtactatatagttgTATGAGCTTAGCTCTCTCTCCTCATAATAACTTTAACTCATTCAACAACAATTTGCAAAGTATACCAAGCAGACGAAAGTTTATGAAAATATCCATTAGTTGGTGTAAACTGAAGATAGTAAGCTTGAGTATTACATTACCTTGCGGATAATAAGGCACAATGCCCTATCCGAAAATAAAATAAGCCAAGCCACACATATAAAAGgaaagattaatatatatatatatatatatatatatatatatatatatatatatatatatatatatatatatatatatatatatatatatatatatatatataatatatatatatatattatacattaatCACATTATTCACCCTCTTGATCGAGAGCTGCAGTGTGGATCACTACTTGTTCTTGCTGTTGAAATCTCCAGTGACATTCATTATCTTCCCGGCTTAGTTGTGTTTAGcgagtttttttttaatatgtaagtcttttttttatacatatacgtatctatgtactcacctatttgtgtttgcgggggttgagctttgtctctttgatcccgcctctcaaccgtcaatcaactggtgtacagattactggGCTCTAGAACATATCTGAGTACTTGTCTGTGTATGCTTCTCTGTGCGTTCATGTCTGTGTGCACGTGCcaatgtgtaagtgtgtgtgtgtccgtgcgcACATATCTATGGTGTTTATGTAGCTGCCTATATGTACGTGTCTGGATGTGAAAATATCAtcgtgtatgtatgtttgtttatCTGGAAAACACCATGCTAGCCTTCAGAGTAACTAGATAGATACCGTGCATGTTgcacaattataaattattttatcTCAGAGAAAATGAATATAAAGATTAGAGTTCAAGGTAAGCATTGGAGGCAATCACTGTAGGATTATATGTCACTGTGGGGAGTATTTATGTCTCTGTGGGAGTATGTCTCTGTGGGAGTACATGTCACTGTGGTAGTATATGTCACTGTGGGAGTACATGTCACTGTGGGACTGATATCTGTCACTGGAGGATTAGACCTGCCACTGTATAGATACACAAAATGCATTCAGTAGAATATTTACACATAAAAATAACCGTAATAACACATTGTGATTGTTTTGTAACGCATTTTATGATTGTTGGGTAACACTTATTGTAAAAATATATTAGAGCTTTTGGAAGGTATCGtgtaaataatataatttatttacaaaaaaTACATGACATTTACACTGATTAAATTATGCTAACCATATTCACATGAACGCCTGCGGTATGGAAAGTATCAATAAATAGATCCAACCCGTCGACATAGTAGGCTCGTTCAGGCGGCGGCAGATccaaagacacattcataaattcgTACTGTGCATTCAAAATCagcattttcttaaatataaattgatTTTATTATATTAGAATTCGGTGTATTGTTAGGCCCAtattaggttagatgtttagtcTCTGCTAGCAATTATGTGTATTTGCAGTGCGCAACCCTActgcagaccaagtccattccatccagcggtcgaccccaaagacgcattcatcaacttTAACATGCTAC
This is a stretch of genomic DNA from Procambarus clarkii isolate CNS0578487 chromosome 45, FALCON_Pclarkii_2.0, whole genome shotgun sequence. It encodes these proteins:
- the LOC123769899 gene encoding pro-resilin-like, with translation MNTKILILLGVAALAAADSRETFSYAAPRRASSDESYESSEAQYNFNYAVKHEDSGNDFGHQETRDGDDTKGSYYVQLPDGRLQTVNYIVEGDSGYIADVKYDGEARYPDSDESREAPRYAAPRPRYFDSNESK